CTGTAGAATTGAAAGAGTATGTTAAATGTGAGGACGATATTTGGCTTGTAGATCTTGAGCAAGAAGAAATACTAACTGATCTAAAGAAAATTGCTTACGCTGTGAGTAAGCGTTTATCTCGGTGGTCATAATTGTGTTTACATAAGTTTACAATACATTTGAAGTACGTTAATGATGACAGTTTATTCCCTTCAAAATTTAGTACTCCCAGGAAGCTCTCAGGCTTGATCCAGATAAACTTGGAGGATTGGTAATGGATGTTGTACCACAAGACTCTTGTCTAATATTTTGTCCGAGTCGCAAGAACTGTGAGAATGTTTCTATATTGTTGACGAAAGTTCTGTTCAAGTAAGGAGAATAGCAAATCATACCCTGGCCATTGTGTCTTTCTATAAAAGTATCGTGATTACTTTAATAATTGCATTCTAACAATCATCCAGATCTCTGCACAATCataagaaaaaggagaaagatATATTGATAAGAGCATTGAAAACTGAAGGTGCTCTCTGTGAGATTCTGGAACTAACTATAAAGTTTGGCGTAGCTTATCATCACTCTGGTTTGATGGCAGAAGAGCGAAAGCTACTGGAGGAAGCGTTCAGATCTGGAACTCTTTCTGTAATTTGTTGCACCTCAACTTTGGCTGCTGGCGTTAATTTACCAGCGCGAAGGGTAACTTTCTATTATAGACATGGTCTGCCTTTTCAATTTCGTTATAATTTGTTCACATTACAGGTAATACTCAGACGTCCATATGTTGGTAATCAGTTTCTAAACTTGAGTCGTTATAAACAAATGATCGGTAGAGCTGGAAGAGCTGGGATGAAAGACGTTGGAGAAAGTATACTGATTTGTAGAACAAACGAAATTCCCAAGGTGCTGgattttacataaattttgcCACTACTATTGCAATTATTCATTGGTTATTAGATAAACATGACGTTTCCCCTCTTCATCTTAGGTAAAAGAGTTGTTAACTTCTAATATGGACGACTGTATCAGTACTTTACACGTTGAAGAAGACAGGGGTATAAACAATTTGATTCTGAGTTCGATTCTCTTAAATTTGGCTACAACTAGATCAGAGTTGCACAAAATAGCTGGAACTACGCTTCTTGGAATACAACAGAAGAGGCTAAATATTAATACAAATAATATTACTGACAAAACGATCACAAAGCTAATAAAAACACGTGTAATTAAAGTGAAACAAGTTACTAATCACAGTGAAATCAATCCCAACTTAACTGTCCTCATTCAGTCGCaagataatttaaaaacagcTCAGGAAACACCACGacctagaaaaaaaattgtaaaacttaATAGAACAACAAAACTGGAAGTATGCAAACTGGGAAGAGCAGCTATGAAAGGTGAGGGTACCGAATTTTTTAACTGCATTTTTTCTCTATGCTCTTATCATATTTGTAATACCGTATTTCATGATTTTTAGGATGCGTCGATCTGAATCGTGCGCATATGCTGTACAGAGACTTAAAATCAGCACAAAACCAGCTAGTGCTACTCGACTGTCTCCACCTTTTGTACCTCGTGACGCCATACGATGTTGTTGATCTTGTAAAACCATCTGGAAACGTGTACTGCGATGTGGTAAGTCAGTAGGATACAAAAAGAGATTCGCCTTTAAATTTCATGTAATTTGTTGCAGGTTTGCAACTTGTCTCCCGTACAGATGGAGACTGCAAGAGTTTTAGGCATAAACGAGACAGTTGCAACCAAACTGAGAGCTGGAGTGATGCCAAAggttttaaattgaaatattatttcatactTATTTGTAAATACCGAAAATGTAAGACTTTATAACATCTGTTTTCTTCCTACACAGAATGTCGATTCTAACGTCGTAAACAGGTTTTATTTGACCCTAATGCTCAATGAGTTGTGGAATCAGCAAACTGTTCACATAGTATCTACTAAGTATCAAGTCAATCGAGGAATAGTACAAAATTTAATGAACGCTTCCGCATCCTTTGCTTCAAGCGTGGAACGGTTTTGCGCGGTAATTATCGCACGCATATCTTGCTACCTAGAATATGTCAGAACGAAAAATAATGCAGATCTATGAtggtaaaagaaaatgagaatCTTGCTCACGGCGTCTTCTCTTTCAGGAACTTGATGAATTTTGGGCATTCAGAGACCTGTTGCACAGTTTTAGTAAACGGCTATCACACTGCTGCTCGGTTGAACTCGAACCGTTAATAGAACTTCCTAGTGTGAAAATTGTacgtcaaaaatgcaaaagaTACGCATTCAATGTACCTTGAAATGtcaaaaatgaataacatGTAAGTATTGtgttttgatttcttcactcAGGGACGTGCCAGACAGTTGTTCAATGCTGGATACAAAACATTGCAATCTGTAGCACTGGGTCAGCCAATGGAAATgtgtgataaaattgaaaacttgcCGATGCGAGTCGCTAGTCAGATCGTCGCTGCAGCTAAGGTATGTTTTGATATTTGAAGCTTTATGTTTAATTCCAATTGGCAGAAtgaaatcaataaatttttgtaagcGACGAATTAgttacaattaattaaataaaatgcacaTTTTGAGTACATTTTGTTATTTTGCAGCTCTTATTGTTGGAGAAGGTGGAGAACCTCAGAGATGAGGCCGAAGACGTGCTGGATGGAATTGATATATCGAATTTCCGGTAATCCAATCATCACAGGCATATTCATGATATGCTGGTTACCGTACTACGACGcaaaacgtataataatttagaaattaatttcttccaaTTACTCTCCaagagaaaatcaatttttaatttgaataattcaatgcgatagaaaaaaaaattcaatcaaatgaACGTTTTGTTCCTTATCTATCGCaaaatgtaatatatttaattttctacacaattttttcaatgacaaAGAACAACTGAGAGATTGTTCTTTAACGTTaagtttataatatttttaattcattgcGATCTAAAACCCCATAGATGGATAaaagtttctttattttcaccattttccaTACGTTTTTGATAGCATTTAAAACTTATGAATACGTGAACTgttgaatacatatataaaaggtgtatttttttgtacaaaactGTTATGCctgtattatttttcctattaCTGATTAAGCTTATGATTTATCTTGATTTGCTATAGATTACTGGTATTCTAGAATATTCATTGGCATTATGATGAATGATA
This genomic stretch from Neodiprion pinetum isolate iyNeoPine1 chromosome 6, iyNeoPine1.2, whole genome shotgun sequence harbors:
- the mus301 gene encoding helicase POLQ-like isoform X1, translated to MAVTPDQADFSLGQKMSRGSSLKLGANLIVAGGNSFPSSWLSIDDTVLNTISFDEEFTYATDNVVATATKDDNEYYQNNNNHTNAEENMFFEKDTNFEQVKDHNYSRILDLNISDQEFCQIESTLVQKTEQVHMELKTILNTTEISICRDDRLNNTVVDSGIEKSMWEDDSLLDRVFNELESSNNENVEATKSECSPLAVLDSFSTLTSPKKIHSEPLDCPSTVPRVQKHSLSPLKENSRPNKKSRTVVPRFCEDAMKDSFYGLPGSVKSLIQRVKGIDELYEWQDECLKLKAIYDRKNLIYALPTSGGKTLVAEILMLKELVANKKNAIFILPFVAIVQEKVRSLAPFALALDFLVEEYAAGNGQYPPRKRRRKHTIYVCTIEKGLGLVNSLIENQRLHEVGMVVVDELHLLGEDGGRGATLEGLLTKIMYTGNNPHIIGMSATIGNLNEIAKFLNAEIYTKDFRPVELKEYVKCEDDIWLVDLEQEEILTDLKKIAYAYSQEALRLDPDKLGGLVMDVVPQDSCLIFCPSRKNCENVSILLTKVLFKSLHNHKKKEKDILIRALKTEGALCEILELTIKFGVAYHHSGLMAEERKLLEEAFRSGTLSVICCTSTLAAGVNLPARRVILRRPYVGNQFLNLSRYKQMIGRAGRAGMKDVGESILICRTNEIPKVKELLTSNMDDCISTLHVEEDRGINNLILSSILLNLATTRSELHKIAGTTLLGIQQKRLNINTNNITDKTITKLIKTRVIKVKQVTNHSEINPNLTVLIQSQDNLKTAQETPRPRKKIVKLNRTTKLEVCKLGRAAMKGCVDLNRAHMLYRDLKSAQNQLVLLDCLHLLYLVTPYDVVDLVKPSGNVYCDVVCNLSPVQMETARVLGINETVATKLRAGVMPKNVDSNVVNRFYLTLMLNELWNQQTVHIVSTKYQVNRGIVQNLMNASASFASSVERFCAELDEFWAFRDLLHSFSKRLSHCCSVELEPLIELPSVKIGRARQLFNAGYKTLQSVALGQPMEMCDKIENLPMRVASQIVAAAKLLLLEKVENLRDEAEDVLDGIDISNFR
- the mus301 gene encoding helicase POLQ-like isoform X4; this translates as MNYMVRSLAPFALALDFLVEEYAAGNGQYPPRKRRRKHTIYVCTIEKGLGLVNSLIENQRLHEVGMVVVDELHLLGEDGGRGATLEGLLTKIMYTGNNPHIIGMSATIGNLNEIAKFLNAEIYTKDFRPVELKEYVKCEDDIWLVDLEQEEILTDLKKIAYAYSQEALRLDPDKLGGLVMDVVPQDSCLIFCPSRKNCENVSILLTKVLFKSLHNHKKKEKDILIRALKTEGALCEILELTIKFGVAYHHSGLMAEERKLLEEAFRSGTLSVICCTSTLAAGVNLPARRVILRRPYVGNQFLNLSRYKQMIGRAGRAGMKDVGESILICRTNEIPKVKELLTSNMDDCISTLHVEEDRGINNLILSSILLNLATTRSELHKIAGTTLLGIQQKRLNINTNNITDKTITKLIKTRVIKVKQVTNHSEINPNLTVLIQSQDNLKTAQETPRPRKKIVKLNRTTKLEVCKLGRAAMKGCVDLNRAHMLYRDLKSAQNQLVLLDCLHLLYLVTPYDVVDLVKPSGNVYCDVVCNLSPVQMETARVLGINETVATKLRAGVMPKNVDSNVVNRFYLTLMLNELWNQQTVHIVSTKYQVNRGIVQNLMNASASFASSVERFCAELDEFWAFRDLLHSFSKRLSHCCSVELEPLIELPSVKIGRARQLFNAGYKTLQSVALGQPMEMCDKIENLPMRVASQIVAAAKLLLLEKVENLRDEAEDVLDGIDISNFR
- the mus301 gene encoding helicase POLQ-like isoform X2, translating into MAVTPDQADFSLGQKMSRGSSLKLGANLIVAGGNSFPSSWLSIDDTVLNTISFDEEFTYATDNVVATATKDDNEYYQNNNNHTNAEENMFFEKDTNFEQVKDHNYSRILDLNISDQEFCQIESTLVQKTEQVHMELKTILNTTEISICRDDRLNNTVVDSGIEKSMWEDDSLLDRVFNELESSNNENVEATKSECSPLAVLDSFSTLTSPKKIHSEPLDCPSTVPRVQKHSLSPLKENSRPNKKSRTVVPRFCEDAMKDSFYGLPGSVKSLIQRVKGIDELYEWQDECLKLKAIYDRKNLIYALPTSGGKTLVAEILMLKELVANKKNAIFILPFVAIVQEKVRSLAPFALALDFLVEEYAAGNGQYPPRKRRRKHTIYVCTIEKGLGLVNSLIENQRLHEYSQEALRLDPDKLGGLVMDVVPQDSCLIFCPSRKNCENVSILLTKVLFKSLHNHKKKEKDILIRALKTEGALCEILELTIKFGVAYHHSGLMAEERKLLEEAFRSGTLSVICCTSTLAAGVNLPARRVILRRPYVGNQFLNLSRYKQMIGRAGRAGMKDVGESILICRTNEIPKVKELLTSNMDDCISTLHVEEDRGINNLILSSILLNLATTRSELHKIAGTTLLGIQQKRLNINTNNITDKTITKLIKTRVIKVKQVTNHSEINPNLTVLIQSQDNLKTAQETPRPRKKIVKLNRTTKLEVCKLGRAAMKGCVDLNRAHMLYRDLKSAQNQLVLLDCLHLLYLVTPYDVVDLVKPSGNVYCDVVCNLSPVQMETARVLGINETVATKLRAGVMPKNVDSNVVNRFYLTLMLNELWNQQTVHIVSTKYQVNRGIVQNLMNASASFASSVERFCAELDEFWAFRDLLHSFSKRLSHCCSVELEPLIELPSVKIGRARQLFNAGYKTLQSVALGQPMEMCDKIENLPMRVASQIVAAAKLLLLEKVENLRDEAEDVLDGIDISNFR